In the genome of Nonomuraea sp. NBC_00507, the window GACCCCCACCTGCTGTGCGTGCTCGGGCAGGTGGAGCTGGCAGAGGGCCACCTACCGGAAGCGCGCATCGCGTTCGACCAGGCGCTGGAGCTCGATCCGGGCCTGGTGGCGGGCTGGGCCAACCGGGCCGAGCTGGCCTTCGAGCGTGGCGACCACGAGGCGGCGCTGGCCGATCTGGCGCGGGCGCTGGAGCTGGAGGAGACCGCCGAGTTGCTGTTCAACAGGTCGGTGGTGCATCGGGCCGCGGGCCGGCCGGACCAGGCCAGGAAGGACCTGCTCAGGGCCGCCGAGCTGGCCCCTGGCGACGAGGACGTGAAGCGGGCGCTGGCCGAGGTCTGACGATTCGACGGCGGGACGCAGCCCGCGGGTGGCAAGCCCGGAGTGCCGCTTGAGCGGCACCGGGGGCAGGAACGGTCAGGAACGCGGCCTGATCGGCACCACCAGCGGCGTCCCGGCCACGGGGTCCTCGATGACCTTCGCGTCCAGCTCGAACACCTCGCCCAGCAGCTCCTCCGTGAGCACCTCGTGCGGGGAACCCGCAGCGATCACCTTGCCGGCCCGCATGGCCACCAGCCGGTCGGCGTAGCGGGCGGCCAGGTTGAGGTCGTGCAGCACCATGACGACCGTGCGGCCGGCCTCCTGGTGCAGGTGCCGGACGAGCTCCAGCACCTCCACCTGATGCGCCAGGTCCAGGAACGTCGTGGGCTCGTCGAGCAGCAGCAGATCCGTGCCCTGGGCCAGCGCCATGGAGATCCACGCCCGCTGCCGCTGCCCGCCCGACAGCTCGTCCAGCGGCCGCTCGGCGAGGTCCGCCAGGCCCGTCATGTCCAGCGCCGCCGCGACCGCGTCCTCGTCGTCGGAGGACCACTGCCGGTACCAGGTCTGGTGCGGATGCCGGCCCCTGGCCACCAGGTCGGCCACGGTCAGCCCTTCGGGAGCGGTGGGCGCCTGGGGGAGCACGCCGAGGACCTTGGCCACCTCGCGGGTGGGGATCCTGTCGATGCGCTTGCCGTCCAGCAGCACCTCGCCGCCCTGCGGCTTGAGCAGGCGGCCGAGCGCGCGCAGCAGCGTGGACTTGCCGCAGCCGTTCGGGCCGATGATCGTGGTCACCGTGCCCGCCTCGATGCCCAGGTCGAGCCCGTCGACGACGACGCGGTCGCCGTA includes:
- a CDS encoding ABC transporter ATP-binding protein, with the protein product MRLQAAGVTLGYGDRVVVDGLDLGIEAGTVTTIIGPNGCGKSTLLRALGRLLKPQGGEVLLDGKRIDRIPTREVAKVLGVLPQAPTAPEGLTVADLVARGRHPHQTWYRQWSSDDEDAVAAALDMTGLADLAERPLDELSGGQRQRAWISMALAQGTDLLLLDEPTTFLDLAHQVEVLELVRHLHQEAGRTVVMVLHDLNLAARYADRLVAMRAGKVIAAGSPHEVLTEELLGEVFELDAKVIEDPVAGTPLVVPIRPRS